The following are from one region of the Roseobacter fucihabitans genome:
- a CDS encoding heavy metal translocating P-type ATPase has product MSTLSTNSPVACPGCLATPAQGAPVIVSDARVMLSLPTIHCQACIAKVEKTLNTYPGIKNARVNLTLKRALIDAVPEINAGELVTLLEAEGFEAHELDPGAINDTATHTAGRDLLMRLAVAGFASMNVMLLSVAVWSGATDATRDLFHWISAAIAIPAIAFSAQPFFRNAYAVLRAGRLNMDVPITLAILLALATSLWETWLSGHHAYFDAALTLTFFLLAGRWLDARARSAARSAAEELTALEVPRAWRIDAAGPLEVSVAQLRVDDLVLVRPGGRAPVDGVVIKGRSEVDRAMLTGETLPELRDIGDVMSAGEVNLTGPLTLRATAVGQDTSLQRMAALVAIAESGRSRYTALADRAAKLYAPGVHILSALAFLGWLIWSGDLRISLNIAAAVLIITCPCALGLAVPAVTTAASGRLFGKGLLIKDATALERLAEVDTVVFDKTGTLTTGKPRLCNWASLTQSQQRVAHALAQGSSHPLSRAIVQRAMSEGCQPAVLQAPVEKPGFGMEALFDGGTVRLGRPDWLGITLDDAQVCAVLDAGDGHCVALKFEDDERPGAMQTVLLLRDLGLDVVLLSGDRMPAVNDFANKIGIDEWHAAMLPQAKAEFVEALRKQGRHVLMVGDGLNDTAALATAHVSISPAQALDAARAASDMVLLGQDLSPVAEAIIVARQATKRIRENFRIATVYNVLAVPLAVAGLATPLIAALAMSTSSITVSLNALRVGGRG; this is encoded by the coding sequence GTGAGCACGCTCAGCACAAATTCACCGGTCGCCTGTCCGGGGTGTCTTGCGACGCCTGCTCAGGGCGCGCCGGTGATTGTGTCAGATGCGCGGGTGATGCTCTCCTTGCCGACGATCCATTGCCAGGCCTGCATCGCCAAGGTCGAAAAGACGCTGAACACCTATCCCGGTATCAAAAACGCCCGTGTCAATCTGACGCTAAAGCGCGCATTGATTGATGCCGTGCCCGAGATCAACGCGGGCGAATTGGTCACTCTGCTGGAAGCCGAAGGGTTCGAGGCGCATGAACTGGACCCCGGAGCGATCAACGATACCGCGACACATACGGCGGGTCGTGACCTGCTGATGCGGCTCGCCGTCGCCGGTTTTGCCTCAATGAATGTGATGCTGTTGTCGGTCGCAGTCTGGTCTGGCGCAACGGATGCCACGCGCGATTTATTCCACTGGATTTCCGCGGCGATTGCCATTCCCGCGATCGCGTTTTCGGCGCAGCCTTTTTTCCGCAATGCCTACGCCGTCCTGCGCGCGGGTCGATTGAACATGGATGTACCGATCACGCTGGCGATTTTACTGGCTCTGGCGACATCCCTTTGGGAAACGTGGCTGTCCGGGCATCATGCTTACTTCGATGCGGCGCTGACATTGACGTTTTTTCTGCTGGCGGGGCGTTGGTTGGATGCGCGTGCACGGTCTGCCGCGCGCTCGGCTGCCGAAGAACTCACAGCGCTTGAAGTGCCGCGCGCCTGGCGCATTGATGCTGCGGGCCCGCTGGAAGTGTCGGTTGCGCAATTGCGCGTTGACGATCTGGTGTTGGTGCGTCCCGGCGGGCGTGCCCCGGTGGATGGCGTCGTCATCAAGGGGCGCTCCGAGGTGGACCGCGCCATGCTGACCGGTGAAACACTCCCGGAACTGCGCGATATCGGCGATGTGATGAGTGCGGGTGAAGTGAATTTGACGGGACCTCTGACCCTGCGCGCAACAGCTGTCGGACAGGACACCTCGCTGCAACGCATGGCCGCCCTTGTGGCAATCGCTGAAAGCGGGCGGTCGCGCTATACTGCGCTGGCGGATCGCGCCGCCAAACTTTACGCGCCCGGTGTGCATATCCTGTCGGCGCTTGCGTTTCTGGGGTGGTTGATCTGGTCTGGTGATTTGCGGATATCCCTGAATATTGCGGCGGCGGTTTTGATCATCACCTGCCCCTGTGCCTTGGGTCTTGCCGTGCCGGCGGTGACGACTGCGGCCTCGGGGCGCTTGTTCGGCAAAGGGCTGTTGATCAAGGATGCTACGGCCCTCGAACGCCTGGCTGAGGTGGACACGGTCGTTTTCGACAAAACCGGCACTTTGACAACGGGCAAGCCACGCCTGTGCAACTGGGCCTCGCTGACACAATCCCAACAACGTGTCGCGCATGCGCTTGCGCAGGGATCCTCCCACCCCCTGTCGCGCGCAATCGTTCAGCGTGCTATGTCAGAGGGGTGTCAACCTGCTGTTTTGCAAGCGCCTGTCGAGAAACCCGGATTCGGAATGGAGGCGCTTTTCGATGGAGGAACGGTGCGGCTGGGCCGCCCGGATTGGCTGGGGATAACGCTGGATGATGCGCAGGTCTGTGCCGTTCTGGACGCGGGTGATGGGCATTGTGTCGCTTTGAAATTCGAAGACGATGAACGCCCCGGCGCGATGCAGACGGTTTTGTTGCTCAGGGATTTAGGCCTCGATGTGGTCCTGCTCTCTGGTGATCGGATGCCAGCGGTGAACGATTTTGCCAATAAAATCGGTATTGATGAGTGGCATGCGGCGATGCTGCCGCAGGCGAAGGCCGAATTTGTGGAGGCTTTGCGCAAGCAAGGGCGACATGTTTTGATGGTGGGCGATGGGTTGAATGATACGGCTGCTCTGGCGACGGCCCATGTGTCGATCAGCCCGGCGCAGGCGCTGGATGCGGCACGCGCGGCGTCTGACATGGTGTTATTGGGGCAGGATCTCTCGCCGGTTGCAGAAGCGATTATCGTGGCGCGTCAGGCGACAAAGAGGATCAGGGAGAATTTCCGTATCGCCACTGTTTACAATGTTCTTGCGGTCCCATTGGCCGTTGCCGGCTTGGCGACGCCGCTGATCGCGGCGCTGGCAATGTCGACCTCTTCCATTACCGTGTCCCTAAATGCGCTGCGCGTCGGAGGTCGGGGATGA
- a CDS encoding FixH family protein, whose product MTMTTTARVLTGRHVFMIFCAAFAVIISVNLFLAYSAVSTFPGLEVRNSYVASQQFDKNREEQTALGWSVLAQARGDDVHLSITDAEGQPVQVASLEATLGRATHVRDDQTPAFVFDGTRYVAPAQLAPGNWNLRMKARAADGTVFQQRVILHVPKGAK is encoded by the coding sequence ATGACAATGACCACCACAGCACGTGTTTTGACGGGTAGACATGTCTTCATGATCTTTTGCGCCGCCTTTGCCGTCATCATCAGTGTGAACCTCTTTCTGGCCTATAGCGCGGTCAGTACTTTCCCAGGGCTGGAGGTGCGCAACTCCTATGTCGCAAGCCAGCAGTTCGACAAAAACCGCGAAGAACAGACGGCGCTCGGCTGGTCCGTTCTGGCGCAGGCGCGTGGTGATGACGTCCATCTTTCCATTACCGATGCCGAAGGCCAGCCCGTGCAAGTTGCGTCGCTGGAGGCCACATTGGGGCGCGCCACCCATGTGCGCGACGATCAAACGCCTGCGTTCGTTTTTGATGGGACGCGCTATGTCGCGCCTGCGCAACTGGCACCGGGCAACTGGAACCTACGGATGAAGGCGCGGGCCGCGGACGGCACCGTGTTTCAGCAGCGCGTCATCCTACATGTCCCCAAGGGTGCCAAGTGA
- the ccoG gene encoding cytochrome c oxidase accessory protein CcoG has product MTDQTPPPSLYAAREPIFPRRVSGSFRNLKWVILAVTLGIYYLVPWIRWDRGPSLPDQAVLLDMANRRFYFFWIEIWSHEFYFVAGLLIMAGLGLFLFTSALGRVWCGYACPQTVWTDLFILVERWIEGDRNARLRLHRQEKMDARKLRLRLTKWVVWLLIAVATGGAWVFYFADAPTLFVDIFTGQASAVAYITIAFLTATTFVFGGFMREQICIYACPWPRIQAAMMDEDTVTVAYREWRGEPRKHSEAAKTEPMGDCIDCMACVNVCPVGIDIRDGQQMECITCALCIDACDDVMERIGKPRGLIDYIALSDETREREGHAARSAWHHVFRPRTMLYTALWGSVGVALLVALFIRAEIEMTVAAVRNPTFVTLSDGSIRNTYDIRLRNKNGEERLFRLFVKGDPALRIQLEGTPYASVNVPADTSFLQRVYLIAPPGSEPAEAARSDLRFWVEDLTNGDRAYNDSSFSGKGE; this is encoded by the coding sequence GTGACCGACCAAACCCCGCCTCCCAGTCTTTATGCCGCGCGTGAACCGATCTTTCCTCGGCGCGTCTCTGGATCGTTTCGCAACCTGAAATGGGTGATCCTCGCGGTCACCCTTGGCATTTATTATCTTGTGCCGTGGATTCGCTGGGACCGCGGACCCAGCCTGCCGGATCAGGCGGTGCTGCTGGATATGGCCAACCGGCGTTTTTACTTCTTCTGGATCGAAATCTGGAGCCATGAGTTCTATTTCGTTGCCGGATTGTTGATCATGGCGGGGCTGGGATTGTTCCTGTTCACCTCCGCGCTGGGACGTGTCTGGTGTGGTTACGCCTGCCCGCAAACCGTCTGGACGGATTTGTTCATCCTGGTGGAACGCTGGATCGAAGGGGATCGCAACGCCCGCCTGCGCCTGCACCGGCAGGAAAAGATGGACGCGCGCAAATTGCGCCTGCGCCTGACCAAATGGGTGGTCTGGTTGTTGATCGCGGTCGCCACGGGCGGGGCTTGGGTGTTCTATTTCGCGGATGCGCCGACCTTGTTTGTCGACATCTTTACCGGACAGGCCAGTGCCGTCGCCTATATCACAATCGCGTTTCTGACGGCCACGACCTTTGTGTTCGGCGGCTTCATGCGGGAACAAATCTGTATCTATGCTTGTCCCTGGCCGCGTATTCAGGCGGCGATGATGGATGAAGACACCGTCACTGTCGCCTATCGCGAATGGCGGGGCGAGCCGCGCAAACACAGCGAAGCGGCCAAAACAGAGCCGATGGGGGATTGCATCGACTGCATGGCCTGCGTGAACGTCTGCCCGGTCGGGATCGACATTCGCGATGGTCAGCAGATGGAATGCATCACCTGCGCGCTGTGCATCGACGCCTGCGATGATGTGATGGAACGCATCGGCAAACCACGCGGATTGATTGATTACATTGCGCTGTCGGATGAAACGCGGGAACGCGAAGGTCATGCCGCGCGATCCGCGTGGCATCATGTGTTCAGGCCGCGCACGATGCTTTACACCGCGCTTTGGGGGTCGGTCGGGGTCGCGCTGCTTGTTGCACTTTTCATCCGGGCCGAGATCGAAATGACGGTGGCCGCTGTGCGCAATCCGACCTTTGTGACCCTATCGGACGGGTCGATCCGCAACACATATGACATCCGTTTGCGTAACAAAAATGGCGAAGAGCGCCTGTTCCGTTTGTTCGTCAAGGGCGATCCGGCATTGCGCATACAGCTTGAAGGCACCCCCTATGCGTCTGTGAACGTGCCGGCGGATACATCGTTTCTGCAACGGGTATACCTGATCGCGCCGCCCGGATCGGAGCCCGCAGAGGCCGCGCGCAGTGATCTGCGTTTCTGGGTCGAAGATCTCACAAACGGTGATCGCGCCTATAATGACAGCAGCTTCAGCGGCAAGGGAGAATGA
- the ccoP gene encoding cytochrome-c oxidase, cbb3-type subunit III has protein sequence MSKIPPKQEGDPNTTGHSWDGIEEFDNPMPRWWLWCFYACIVWGIGYTIAYPAWPLVSSATAGLLGYSTRGEVAVEIAAVEEANAGINAQLASVELTDIAADPELNGYAVSAGAAVFRTWCVQCHGSGAAGFVGYPNLLDDDWLWGGDIEAIHATIAHGIRNEEDDDARYSEMPAFGEILEPEEIAQVVNYVMDLSGAQADAGLVAPGAEIFADNCSACHGENGMGDREQGAPNLTDAIWLYGGDTEALTETVTYSRYGVMPPWTQRLSEAEIRAVAIYVHQLGGGE, from the coding sequence ATGAGCAAGATACCCCCGAAACAAGAGGGCGACCCCAATACCACAGGCCATAGCTGGGATGGCATCGAGGAATTCGACAACCCGATGCCGCGCTGGTGGCTCTGGTGCTTTTATGCCTGCATCGTCTGGGGGATCGGTTATACTATCGCCTATCCCGCATGGCCGCTGGTGTCCTCCGCCACGGCAGGTCTGCTGGGGTATTCGACACGCGGCGAGGTAGCGGTTGAAATCGCCGCCGTCGAAGAGGCCAACGCGGGTATCAACGCCCAGCTGGCCTCTGTCGAACTGACCGATATTGCGGCTGATCCCGAGTTGAACGGCTATGCCGTGTCGGCCGGTGCGGCGGTTTTCCGGACCTGGTGCGTACAATGCCACGGCTCGGGTGCTGCAGGTTTTGTCGGCTATCCGAACCTTCTGGATGATGACTGGCTGTGGGGGGGCGACATCGAAGCGATTCACGCGACGATTGCGCATGGAATCCGCAATGAGGAAGACGACGACGCACGTTACTCCGAAATGCCCGCCTTCGGTGAAATCCTCGAACCAGAAGAAATCGCACAGGTGGTCAATTACGTCATGGACCTTTCGGGTGCGCAGGCGGATGCCGGATTGGTCGCCCCCGGTGCAGAGATCTTTGCGGATAACTGTTCCGCCTGCCACGGTGAAAATGGCATGGGAGACCGCGAGCAGGGTGCGCCGAACCTGACGGATGCGATCTGGCTCTATGGCGGTGACACCGAGGCCCTGACGGAGACTGTGACCTATAGCCGCTATGGCGTTATGCCACCTTGGACTCAGCGCCTGAGTGAGGCTGAAATACGGGCGGTGGCAATATACGTCCACCAGTTGGGCGGGGGGGAATAA
- a CDS encoding cbb3-type cytochrome c oxidase subunit 3 → MELYTLLREFADSWMLLLLFCIFVGMMAWVFRPGSRKLHQDTANIPFRNDDRPAPDQEAKK, encoded by the coding sequence ATGGAACTCTACACACTCCTACGCGAATTCGCGGATAGCTGGATGTTGCTGCTGTTGTTCTGCATCTTTGTCGGCATGATGGCTTGGGTCTTTCGCCCCGGCAGCCGCAAATTGCATCAGGATACCGCCAACATTCCTTTTAGAAACGACGATAGACCCGCCCCAGATCAGGAGGCAAAAAAATGA
- the ccoO gene encoding cytochrome-c oxidase, cbb3-type subunit II, whose translation MSILAKHKFIETNASLLLILSFLVVTIGGLVQIVPLFYLENTIEKVEGMRPYSPLELTGRDIYIREGCYVCHSQMIRPMRDEVERYGHYSLAAESMYDHPFQWGSKRTGPDLARVGGRYSDDWHIDHLRDPQSVVPESIMPKYGFLERKLIDGEYIADLLQTHAMVGVPYTDDMIEASQADFRAQADPDSDYDDMLERYPGAQVRNFDGAPGISEADALIAYLQMLGTLVDFSTFTPDASR comes from the coding sequence ATGTCAATCCTCGCAAAACACAAGTTCATCGAAACCAACGCCAGCCTCTTGCTGATCCTCAGCTTTCTGGTGGTCACCATCGGCGGGCTCGTGCAAATCGTGCCGCTTTTCTATCTGGAAAATACCATCGAGAAAGTAGAGGGCATGCGCCCCTACTCGCCGCTGGAACTGACCGGGCGCGACATCTATATCCGTGAGGGCTGCTATGTCTGTCACAGCCAGATGATCCGACCCATGCGTGATGAGGTCGAACGTTACGGTCACTATTCACTGGCGGCCGAATCCATGTATGATCACCCGTTCCAATGGGGGTCCAAACGGACCGGACCGGATTTGGCACGTGTCGGTGGGCGGTATTCGGATGATTGGCACATTGATCATCTGCGTGACCCGCAGTCGGTCGTGCCGGAATCGATCATGCCGAAATATGGCTTTCTGGAACGCAAATTGATTGATGGCGAGTACATCGCGGATCTGCTCCAGACCCATGCCATGGTCGGCGTGCCCTATACGGACGATATGATCGAAGCCTCACAGGCCGATTTCCGCGCCCAGGCCGACCCGGACAGTGATTATGACGACATGCTGGAACGCTATCCGGGCGCACAGGTGCGCAACTTTGACGGCGCACCGGGGATCTCGGAGGCTGACGCCCTGATCGCTTATCTGCAAATGCTTGGCACGCTGGTTGATTTCTCGACCTTCACCCCAGACGCAAGCCGCTAG
- the ccoN gene encoding cytochrome-c oxidase, cbb3-type subunit I: MNTGTLNYLKLVVLALATLFAMIAASYARDIAYQVHMVIFMIVAAGLFLTTLRATDERAKPVATNEYFDSVIRAGVIATAFWGVVGFLVGVVIAFQLAFPDLNFRWAEGYANFGRLRPLHTSAVIFAFGGNALIATSFFVVQRTSAARLWGGNLAWFVFWGYQLFIVLAATGYVLGGTQSKEYAEPEWYVDIWLTIVWLAYLAVFLGTIVRRKEPHIYVANWFYLAFIVTVAMLHVVNNISIPVSIWGSKSVQVFSGVQDAMVQWWYGHNAVGFFLTAGFLGMMYYFVPKQAERPVFSYKLSIIHFWALIFLYIWAGPHHLHYTALPDWAATLGMVFSIVLWMPSWGGMINGLMTLQGAWDKLRTDPVLRMMVTSLAFYGMSTFEGPMMSIRAVNSLSHYTDWTIGHVHSGALGWNGLITFGALYYLVPVLWKRERLYSLSLVSWHFWLATIGIVLYAASMWVTGIMEGLMWREVDANGFLVNSFADTVSAKFPMYVVRGLGGVMFLSGAVIMCYNLWMTVRAAPAKAGLGTVVPAE, translated from the coding sequence ATGAATACCGGAACACTGAATTACTTGAAGCTGGTGGTCTTGGCGCTTGCCACGCTATTTGCGATGATCGCGGCGAGCTATGCGCGCGACATTGCCTATCAGGTTCACATGGTCATTTTTATGATCGTCGCGGCGGGGTTGTTCCTGACGACCCTGCGCGCCACGGATGAGCGTGCCAAGCCAGTCGCGACCAACGAATACTTTGACAGCGTCATACGCGCGGGCGTGATCGCCACGGCGTTCTGGGGCGTTGTCGGGTTTCTGGTCGGGGTGGTTATCGCCTTTCAACTGGCGTTTCCAGATTTGAATTTCCGATGGGCGGAAGGCTATGCAAACTTCGGCAGATTGCGTCCCCTCCACACCTCTGCGGTGATTTTTGCTTTTGGAGGCAACGCGTTGATCGCGACTTCCTTTTTCGTGGTGCAACGCACCTCCGCGGCACGGCTGTGGGGCGGTAATCTGGCGTGGTTCGTGTTCTGGGGCTATCAGCTCTTCATCGTGCTGGCCGCGACCGGATATGTGCTCGGCGGGACCCAGTCCAAGGAATACGCCGAACCGGAATGGTATGTGGATATCTGGCTGACCATTGTCTGGCTGGCCTATCTGGCGGTTTTTCTCGGCACCATCGTCAGGCGCAAGGAGCCGCATATCTATGTGGCGAACTGGTTTTATCTGGCGTTCATCGTCACGGTTGCGATGCTGCATGTGGTCAATAACATCTCTATCCCCGTTTCGATCTGGGGCTCCAAATCCGTGCAGGTCTTTTCGGGCGTACAGGATGCCATGGTGCAATGGTGGTATGGTCACAACGCTGTGGGCTTCTTTTTGACGGCGGGCTTCCTAGGGATGATGTATTACTTCGTGCCAAAACAGGCCGAACGTCCTGTCTTCTCCTATAAACTCTCGATCATTCACTTCTGGGCGCTGATCTTCCTCTATATCTGGGCGGGTCCGCACCACTTGCACTACACCGCCCTTCCCGATTGGGCGGCGACCCTTGGCATGGTATTCTCGATCGTGCTGTGGATGCCCAGCTGGGGCGGTATGATCAACGGCCTGATGACCCTGCAAGGGGCCTGGGACAAGCTGCGCACTGATCCGGTTCTGCGGATGATGGTGACCTCGCTCGCCTTCTACGGCATGTCCACTTTCGAGGGCCCAATGATGTCGATCCGCGCGGTCAATTCGCTGTCCCATTACACCGACTGGACCATCGGTCACGTGCATTCCGGCGCTCTGGGTTGGAACGGGCTGATCACTTTCGGCGCGCTCTACTACCTCGTGCCGGTCCTGTGGAAACGCGAACGTCTCTACTCGCTGTCCCTCGTAAGCTGGCATTTCTGGCTCGCCACCATCGGCATCGTGCTCTATGCGGCCTCGATGTGGGTCACGGGCATTATGGAAGGCCTGATGTGGCGCGAAGTGGACGCCAATGGGTTTCTCGTGAACTCCTTTGCCGACACCGTGAGCGCGAAATTCCCGATGTATGTGGTGCGCGGTCTGGGCGGGGTTATGTTCCTCTCCGGGGCGGTCATCATGTGCTATAACCTTTGGATGACTGTCCGTGCTGCGCCTGCCAAGGCGGGTCTCGGTACAGTTGTTCCAGCCGAATAA
- a CDS encoding universal stress protein — translation MAFKTIFTALSDFETSKSALEQAARLSEAHDGHLEVMCLGVDRSHSNYYEVGANAAILQAAIAQADEQAKNLETQVKAWLQNANLRWNVSTAITTLADAGRPLFRAARFADLCVAPLPYRHNSSPEESLVLETVMLDAGCPTVVAPDGDPVGAPERIVIAWNESAEALQAVRAAIPLMQAAKEIHIAIIDPPEHAADRSDPGGLLAVMLSRHGITCDIQVMSRSGAKVSERIRRHVTETNSQMLVMGGYGHSRFRQAVLGGATREMLEHATVPVFMAH, via the coding sequence ATGGCCTTCAAAACTATTTTCACGGCACTTTCCGATTTCGAAACAAGCAAATCAGCCCTGGAACAGGCCGCGCGCCTGTCTGAAGCCCATGATGGGCATCTGGAAGTCATGTGTTTGGGCGTGGATCGTTCCCACAGCAATTATTACGAGGTAGGCGCAAATGCCGCGATCCTGCAGGCCGCCATCGCGCAGGCCGATGAACAGGCTAAAAACCTGGAGACACAGGTCAAAGCCTGGTTGCAAAACGCCAACCTGCGCTGGAACGTAAGCACTGCCATTACGACGCTGGCAGATGCCGGGCGGCCCCTGTTTCGCGCCGCGCGTTTTGCGGATTTATGCGTGGCACCCCTCCCCTACCGACACAACAGCAGCCCGGAGGAAAGTCTGGTGCTGGAAACCGTAATGCTGGACGCAGGGTGCCCCACCGTGGTGGCTCCGGATGGTGATCCGGTCGGTGCGCCCGAGCGGATCGTTATTGCCTGGAACGAGAGTGCCGAGGCCTTGCAGGCTGTGCGCGCGGCCATCCCCCTGATGCAGGCCGCCAAGGAAATTCATATCGCGATTATCGACCCTCCTGAACATGCTGCGGATCGCTCCGACCCCGGCGGGCTGCTGGCGGTCATGCTCTCACGCCATGGCATCACCTGCGATATTCAGGTCATGTCACGTAGTGGCGCAAAGGTCAGCGAACGGATACGCCGTCATGTCACCGAAACCAATTCTCAGATGTTGGTGATGGGCGGTTACGGCCATTCGCGGTTCCGCCAAGCCGTTTTGGGTGGTGCGACGCGCGAAATGCTGGAGCATGCAACCGTGCCGGTTTTCATGGCGCATTGA
- the fnrL gene encoding transcriptional regulator FnrL yields MVSPDFKSCSDCPIRHRAVCAKCDGDELALLEDIKYYRSFAAGQTVMWAGDHMDFVASVVSGVATLTQTMEDGRTQMVGLLLPSDFVGRPGRGAAAYTVTATSDLTMCCFRRKPFEQMISTTPHIAHRLLEMTLDELDAAREWMLVLGRKTAREKIASLLSIIARRDAVLGNEAPGKALTFNLPLTREAMADYLGLTLETVSRQISALKRDGVITLAGKRNVTVPNMDRLLLEAGDDSDGGMLS; encoded by the coding sequence ATGGTATCGCCTGATTTTAAGAGTTGTTCGGATTGTCCGATCAGACATCGGGCTGTCTGCGCCAAATGTGACGGCGACGAACTGGCGCTGCTGGAAGACATCAAATACTACCGTAGTTTCGCCGCCGGTCAGACCGTGATGTGGGCAGGCGATCATATGGATTTTGTCGCCTCGGTCGTGTCGGGTGTTGCGACATTGACGCAAACGATGGAGGACGGGCGCACGCAGATGGTCGGGTTGTTGCTGCCCTCCGATTTCGTCGGGCGTCCTGGTCGGGGTGCCGCTGCCTATACCGTAACGGCTACCTCTGATCTGACGATGTGTTGTTTTCGCCGCAAACCTTTCGAGCAGATGATCAGCACAACGCCTCATATCGCGCATAGGTTGCTGGAAATGACGCTGGATGAATTGGATGCTGCGCGCGAATGGATGTTGGTGCTCGGGCGCAAGACCGCACGTGAAAAAATTGCAAGCCTTCTGTCGATCATCGCAAGACGCGATGCCGTTCTGGGCAATGAGGCACCGGGAAAGGCGCTTACCTTTAATTTACCGCTGACGCGGGAAGCGATGGCGGACTATCTCGGCCTGACGCTGGAAACCGTCAGCCGCCAGATTTCGGCGCTCAAACGTGACGGCGTCATCACGCTTGCTGGAAAACGCAATGTGACCGTGCCGAATATGGACAGGCTGCTGTTGGAAGCGGGCGATGACAGCGATGGCGGTATGCTGAGCTAA
- the hemN gene encoding oxygen-independent coproporphyrinogen III oxidase — protein MHMTSKLAKLGLFDAMVPRYTSYPTAPQFNTGNVGGDVPSWVRSIAPNSTISLYLHVPFCRKLCWFCACRTQGAVTLSPVAEYLDAVHREIALLGAHLPEGVTISHMHWGGGTPTLLTAEMISALVGAIADIAPLAPNAEFSVEVDVKEIGPARIDALAKAGMTRAAIGIQDFDPHIQSTIGRIQSFEITRDTTQMLRDAQIKFLDADLLFGLPHQDETHISASVQKVLTLNPDRVALYGYSHVPWMARRQSMIPSDTLPTPEKRLKLFDAARRLLEWDGLSQIGIDHFAVPDDRLMQAAKTGRLKRNFQGYTDDAAPVLIGLGASAISRFPQGYAQNAPATSDYIKAITAGGFAAQKGHVFSGEDLLRARIIESILCDFSVDIAKVTARFPGTGPRVAELLQDVSARFGDLVNFGPDGLYIRPEARPLARIIAKQFDAYDRSPAGHAAAL, from the coding sequence ATGCACATGACGTCCAAGCTAGCCAAGCTGGGGCTTTTTGACGCGATGGTTCCGCGTTATACAAGCTACCCAACAGCGCCCCAGTTCAACACCGGCAATGTCGGTGGAGACGTTCCGTCATGGGTGCGCTCAATCGCCCCCAACAGCACGATTTCCCTTTATTTACATGTGCCATTCTGTCGAAAACTATGCTGGTTTTGCGCCTGCCGCACGCAGGGAGCCGTGACACTCTCGCCTGTTGCTGAATATTTGGACGCCGTGCACCGCGAAATTGCCCTGCTGGGTGCGCATTTGCCTGAGGGTGTGACGATAAGTCATATGCATTGGGGCGGCGGCACGCCAACCCTGCTCACGGCGGAAATGATCAGTGCTTTGGTCGGTGCAATTGCCGATATCGCACCGCTTGCCCCGAACGCCGAGTTCTCAGTCGAGGTGGACGTCAAAGAAATCGGACCAGCGCGTATCGACGCCCTTGCAAAAGCTGGCATGACACGCGCTGCAATTGGCATCCAAGACTTCGATCCACATATTCAATCCACGATCGGGCGTATTCAGAGCTTTGAAATCACGCGTGATACGACGCAGATGTTGCGCGATGCGCAGATCAAATTTCTGGATGCTGACCTTCTGTTTGGGCTGCCGCATCAGGACGAAACCCATATCTCGGCTTCGGTCCAGAAAGTGCTGACGTTGAACCCCGACCGCGTGGCGCTTTATGGGTATTCACATGTGCCCTGGATGGCGCGGCGGCAAAGCATGATCCCCAGCGACACATTGCCGACGCCGGAAAAACGCTTAAAGCTCTTTGATGCCGCCCGCCGCCTACTGGAATGGGATGGGCTTTCGCAAATCGGAATCGATCATTTTGCCGTGCCCGACGACCGCCTGATGCAGGCCGCAAAAACCGGCCGTCTGAAGCGGAACTTCCAAGGCTATACCGACGATGCCGCACCGGTTTTAATCGGGCTGGGCGCCTCCGCAATTTCGCGTTTTCCGCAAGGCTATGCCCAAAACGCCCCCGCAACCTCTGACTATATCAAGGCCATAACGGCCGGTGGGTTTGCGGCCCAAAAGGGCCATGTGTTTTCGGGTGAAGATCTATTGCGCGCCCGGATCATCGAATCGATTCTATGCGATTTTTCGGTCGATATCGCAAAGGTGACCGCTCGTTTCCCCGGAACCGGCCCGCGCGTGGCAGAACTGCTTCAGGACGTTTCAGCGCGTTTTGGTGATTTGGTGAACTTTGGCCCGGACGGTCTTTATATCAGGCCCGAAGCACGCCCTTTGGCACGCATTATCGCCAAGCAATTTGATGCCTATGACAGATCCCCCGCCGGTCACGCCGCGGCGCTTTAG